TCAATCGGCCCGCCAACCATTGATCCACCCACCCAAAACAGGATGGTAAAACACTAGTAAGTGGAGAAGGGCAACATTACAGGCAGAgagaatggattaaataaaagCCTGGAGATAGGGAAAACACTAGATTTCAATTTGTGAGGGAGCAGGGTACAGGTGGGACTGGCAGAAGGGCCTGCCTCTCTCAGAATTTCTATGGGACTTAAATGAGAATATGTATATACATCTAGAAAGCCCAGTAACTATAAATCTGACCAATATGGCACTTCTCAGCATTTTAAAGTTTCCTTTGAACATTCAGTTGAATTTATCTAATTCTGGGCTAGGCATTTTCCAGCAATCATAATAAATTCTCACCCATATTCATATAATGGGACACCCTTCCTGGAATGTTTCAGCCTCATGGAGACACTACCAGGCATCGTATTAACTGCTTTCCAGGCATTGTTTCTACTTAATTCTTAAAACCTGACAAGTTAGATATTTTACCACCCTCTTTTTACAGCCAAGGTAAAGTaagacattaagaaaataatctaCCCTAAGGTCACAATCCACAAACCATACTCCTATCCTTCCAGCCTAAAGATCCTTCTTGTAGACACTTCTCCCAACAGATACCCCGGAGTCCTGACAGGTCCAGGGGTCACAAGAAGAGCAGGAAAGCAGGATGAAATGGCCCGCGTAACAGGAGCCATTGGTTCCCAGAAGTGTCGCCAATGATCTGGAACCAGCCCCACCCTGTGAAATGGTTTCCTTTTCGAAAAACTGAGCAGCAAGACTCGGTGTACAAGCCCTTCCCAGTTCTGGCTCCCCGGGCTGCCCTCTCGCCAGGTTCTAACTTCCACACGGCCGAAGCCGCGCTCCTGGCCCTGCCTCCATCCCTCTAGTTCTTGTACTAAGCTCCAGCCAAGGCCTCCAAGCAGACGCAGGTTCCAGAGCTACAATGAATAATTGTGAGCCTCACACCCAAGCCTCTTCCCTCAACCCCAAGCTCAGCCGCTCTCACCAGGTGCCGCAACCCACGGCCCGGCTGGACGCCGGTTCTCCATCTCCACAAAACAACCCGGACCACGCTCGCAGCCATCTTCACCTGCCCCGCACACTAGCCTTCCGCGCGTGCGCCTACGTGGCCCCGCCCCCTCCTGCGCGATTGGAAGGACGCCTACGCGAAGCGTAAAGAGGCGGGGCCAGGATGGCCGTGGAAAGTACAAAAGCAGGGGCCAGGGCAGTCGCTCAGCAGTGACGTTGCACGCAGCAAGTGGTGAAGTCGTGCGCGCCCttgttccttcctctttctcgTCTCCATCTTCGGCGTAGTGGCAGCAGCGGCGGTGGTTCAGGTAAGGCTGGGCTACGGCTGGATCTGGAGAGTTTAATGGCGGGTTGGTCGTGAGGTTAGAGGGCGTGAGAGAAACAGAGGAACCGGGGCTGCTCTGTGGGCCTGGCCCTGCTCTCTCACCTCACCCCCAACCGCCCTGGCGGGCCCGAACATCCCCACGTGAGACTCCGCGACCACCTACCTCCACCCCGGCGCGATCCTCTCCGGCCCGTCATCCATTCCCGACTCCTCTTCCTCTCGGAGATTTTCTCGTACAcgctttctttttgtcttcagtCGCCAACATGCAGCTCTTTGTCCGCGCCCAGGAACTACACACCCTCGAGGTGACCGGTGAGGAGACCGTCGCCCAAATCAAGGTAAGGCTGCGTGGTGTTCCCTGGGCTCCATCCCCTTGTCTCCTTCACCTTCACCCTCTGCGGGAGCGCTTACGACCCTAATTTTTTTCTGTAGGCCCATGTAGCGTCGCGGGAAGGCATCGCCCCGGAAGATCAAGTCGTGCTCCTGGCAGGCACGCCCCTGGAGGATGAGGCTACCTTGGGCCAGTGTGGGGTGGAGGCCCTGACCACTCTGGAAGTAGCCGGCCGCATGCTTGGAGGTGAGTAGGGGAGGAGTGTCCTTTGAACTGCCTGTAATCTCTCAACGGGTGTGGAATCGGTAGTCTGAGAAGTGTAGTGCTGTCCAGGTATCCTCAGTCCAGAGTGATTCTTCCTGTTTGCCTCCCTCAGCTGGAACCTGTGAGGATTCATGGAGAGTGAGCCATTGTCTATTTCTACTTCAGTCGCTTACTGTATTTGTCTGGCTCCAAATTTACTCACTAAAATTAGGTCAGACCAGATCCCCCATGGTACTCTCCAGTCCTTGTTTAAAGTCAGAGGCTGAAAAAGCCTGAAGTGAAACCCCAGAATGTGTGAGACCAGCACATTCTTGGTTAAAGGCCAAGCTAATCTTTGCTGTCCTGTTCTCATTCCTTCTTGGGCCCGGCTTGGCCTTTAAAAGCTTGAGTTGAAGGAGGAGGGATTCTGCTGGGTGGGGTCTTTTTGCTCTTCTAACTGTTTGCTGTTCTGTTTTCCCACCATAGGTAAAGTCCATGGTTCCCTGGCCCGTGCTGGGAAAGTGAGAGGTCAGACCCCCAAGGTGAGTGAGTGGTGTCCTTCagcctttatttcctttcactggTAAACCAGGATCCTTGGCTCTCGTCCTGTCATCCACCTTCCTCCCAGGGGATGAGGGTGAGGGAAGGAATGCTGGGCCTAAAAGAGGTCAGCCAGGTTTTGATCAGCTCTCCCTTTTTCCAGGTGGCCAAacaggagaagaagaagaagaagacggGCCGGGCCAAGCGGCGGATGCAATACAACAGGCGTTTTGTCAACGTCGTGCCCACCTTTGGCAAGAAGAAGGGCCCCAATGCCAACTCTTAAGTCCGTTGTAAACTTGGCTTTCTCTAATAAAGCCACTTTGTCCACTCATGTCTTTGCTTCATCTTCTTTTGCAAGGTTtcggggtgggggagtggggtaTGTCCTTTACAGCTGGTGGTGTGCCCCCCTAGAACAGtgaggctttgttttgtttcttggcAATGCCAAATTAGGAAAAGACATAGAGGCCCTTGGTCTGGGGGGAAGAAATGGTAAGATGCCAGCCCTTCAGATGTAGAGTTTGGAACCTCCAGATCCTAAATAACTCAATAATTCTCCCCCAAGTCCTGACTTTTTTAACAGAGAAGGTAGCAGAAATCATTGTGGGAGCTTTGTTATGGAGTCAGTAAGGAAGGGGGAGGGGTTCAAATAGAAGATAAATGGGAACATCCATCCAGCGGTAGACTTCATGGAGTCCGGGACAAGAACTTGGTCTGCCACAGTTTGGAAAGCTTCAGTATCGGTTGGCTGGCCTTGCTAACCTAATCATAGCCATCTTTAGTTCAGTGTTTCCAGAAGTAGAGCTCCTCTGGGGAGGAGTTGTAAAACATGTCTCAGTAGTTTCACACCTCACAACTGAGGCTTCCGACATATTCATACCCGTTCAGTCAGCTAACATTTTTGAACCTGGTGGTTCTTAGGATTCAGCAAACCAGGGTATGGTGCTACAGACCTTGGACTGCCCAAGTTAAGATCCTGTCTGTCTGACCTTGAATCAAATTATTTATTGTGCCATGTGGAGTTGCtgtcaggattaaatgaattaaaggaTGTAAAGTGCTTAGGTATTATCTGCCATATAGTGAGTGTGCAAAGTATTGGCCATTTTTGTCTACAGTGATTTTAAAAAGGACACAGCCTCCTGTCCTCTAGAAGCTTGGGTAACTGAGAGAAAAGTGAAATAAACTAATTAAAAGTTTAAGCCGGGTGATGTCATGAAAACAAGGGCAGGGGGAACTCCTTCAGAGGATCTCTAGGGAAGGGCTCCAGAGACAGGATGTGTGAAATCTGAAGTAGAAGTAGCCAAGTGACGGGATGGGGAGTTTCAGCTGAGAAAAACGTGCAACGACAAAAAGGAGTGATGTTTGGGGGAGGGTGGCGAATACTGCAGGGGGTGCCTTGTCAGCTGTGGAGAGGGGTTTAGGGTTGACTCCAAATGCAGTGGGGGATCCCAAGGGTTATAAGCAAGGGACTGATGGGATATTTTCTCGGGCTGCTTTTCTGGAGGGCTGGTGAGAAAGACAGGAAACTGGTTTACGATATAATCCAGGTAAGGGGACAGGTAGCCTGAACACCAGAGACAATGGGGATGCAAAGAAATAGATTAGAAAATTATCAAATCCACTCAAATCTTGGTAtggaaataatattaatatacaaGGTATTTTGGAGACAGAACGGGCATGTgctatttggatgtattatgtcccccaaaatgccatgttctttgatgcaatcttgtgggggcagaggtattagtgttgattaggttggaatcctttgaataTTTCCacggaaatgtgactcaatcaactgtgggcaagacctttgattagataatttccatggaggtgttagcccacccattcagggtgggtcttgattaaatcactggagtcatataaaagagttcGCAgactcagagcagctcagagctcagagagctcagagacattttagagatggccactaaaagcagacttttgttgacacGTTGGGGATGCTAATCCAGTGTTTggtccagtgtttgctccagaaaagctaagagaggacaaaacaccccaagagcaacattttgaagaatacacaggagctgagagaggagctcgAACAcaactgccttcccagctaacaggttttctggacgccattggccttccttcactgaaggtatacttgtgttgacgccttaatttggacatttttatggccttcagactgtaaatttataaccaaatatcccccctttgtaaaagccaatccatttctgatattttacataacggcagcattagcaaactggaacactgcagGACATGGGTTTGGATGTGGggtgaaggggaagaaagaaccAGGGCTTTCAGGGGTGCCATAGATCAAGTCTTCACAGCCACAGAGTGGTGGTTCATGTCTCATCATCCCACCTCCATCCAACCTCCCAGACTGTAAGCTCCAATAGAACAGGGACCCCATCTCTCTTGGCTCCTAGTATAGAGTTCACACTTAGAGCTTCTGACTGAGCAGTTGCGCAAAGGCTGATGAGAATACAGAAGAGGTGAGTTTGGAGAATAAAATGAGCTCATATATGTTAAATGTTGCTGTCTGCTGAGGTGGGGAGATTACCCCAACCCACACACCCGGGCTTGACTAAGTACCCCCCATAATGGCCTTTCTTCCACTATAGATGCCCCTTAGGGGAATGGCTGCTGCTCCAGCGTAGGGACACAGCTCCTCTTGATCTCTCATAGGCCTTGCACAATTTAAGGCCCAGAGTAGGGCCTTCCGATTGATTCCACCTCAGCgctttatatattaaaaaggtaGACTTTTTCTTTAAGCATTAGAGACACGTTTTGGGGCAACCAGCAGGGGGCGAGCTGGTAGCGGAGGACCACCCTCCGGCTACTGACCATTTTCCCGTCTGTGCTTGCGTCACCGTGTTGGGCGGGGCTCGTCCGGGGCGGGGCTTGACATCACGCCCGGCTTCTGCGCCTGCCCAAAAGAGCTACTTGGGAGAGGGGTGGAGTCTGGCTTCCGAGTGTGGACGGGAATTGCCGAGAGTGCTCGAGAGGGCTTCGCCAACGCGTTCCGCCGTCTTCGCAAAGAGGCGGAAGTAACCAAAGAAGGGCCGGAAGCAATCGAAGAAGCACCGGAACTTTCCGAGCATCGCGTGTACGCGTTCGCAGTTGGTTAGCAGTGCCAGTTGCCATGGAGCCGGTCGGGCTCTGCGCCTTCTGCCCCGCCGCGGAGGCCCAGTCAGCGCGCTATACCTGCCCGCGCTGTAATGTCCCCTACTGCTCTCTGCGCTGCTACAGGGCGCATGGCACCTGTGCCGAAGACTTCTACCGCGACCAGGTGCTGGGCGAGCTCCGCGGCCGCACCGCCTCGCCCAGCCGCCTGGCAAGCGCCCTACGCCGGCTGCGTCAGCAACGGGAGGCCGAGGACGAGCCCAAGGAAGCAGGCCTCAGCCCTGGCCCGCTGCCCGGCGGCCTCTCAGAACTCTGGGAGGGGCTGGCCCCGGCCGAGAAGGCGGCCTTCGAGCGGCTATTGAGCTGCGGCGAGGCCGGGCGGCTGCTGCCGCCGTGGCAGCCGTGGTGGTGGGGCCGCGGAGCCGGGCCGCGGCTTTTGGAGGAGCTGGATGACGCTCAGGACAATCACGCCGTGGAGCTGGAGCCTACGTCTTCGAAAACCCCGCCGGAAGGCGCGAAGGATGTCGCGGTAGCAGAGGAGGTTCTCGGAGATGCCCCTGAGGCCGACGCGCCCTCCGTGCCCACCCGCATCCCCGCGCTGGCCAGCCTGAGCCGCGGCCCGACCTCGCCCCTCGTCCGTTTCCAGCTACTCAACGTGCTGTTCGGCTACGCGCATACTCTTTCCCTGTATCACGGCGGTGATGATGCTCTCCTCTCCGACTTCTGTGCCACGCTGCTCGGCGTTTCCGGGGTCCTGGGCTCCCAGCAAGTCTTCGCCTCTGCGGAGGAAGCCCTGCAGGCCGCAGCCCAAGTGCTGGAAGCAGGCGAGCACCCGCCCGGGCCCCTGGGCACCCGGGGTGCCATGCAGGAGACCTCCCGCATCCTGCTGGGCGAGAGTCCGGCCAACCAGAAAGGCTACACGCTGGCAGCCCTGGGGCATCTGGCGCAGACCCTGGGCCGGGCCCGGAAACGGGCCATGGCTACCGAGGAGCGAGATCGCCTCTACCGGGCCCGGAAAAAGTGCCAGTTCCTTCTGGCCTGGACCAACGAAAATGAGGCGGCCCTCACACCCCTGGCTCTAGACTGCGCTAGAGCCTACCGAGTTCATGCAGTGGCAGCCAATGAGGTGGCAGCCCTCACTGGGGAGCTGGAGCGGCTCTGGGGAGGCCCCATGCCACCTGCCCCCAGGACTCTCATTGAGGAGCTCCCTGGCTGAACTGGGGAGCCTTTGTCATGAATAAAACTGCCTGGTATGCCTCTTGGCAGTGCCCATTTCTGAGTGACAACTGTTGCCCCACCCAACCTTAAATTCTTGGGTCCACAAACCACGTTTCTGCCTCCCCCTAATCAGGGCTGCTTCCCCCCCAGTTGTAACTCCTCCACCCCAGAATGGGAGGGATACAACACTAAGGGTTTCAGATGTTTATTCAAAGGAGGAAGACCATCCCTGCCCCCTCCACTCCAGTTTTAGGCACTGGCTTCCGTTTCTCCTTGCTCCAAGCCACCTCTTCTGTGAGGCTGTTCAAGCCCACCTCCTCAGGTCCCTGGTGGAGCTCAGGGCTGGGTAGTGCCCAGGCTCCTCATGCTGGATGTGCTAGATGGGTGCACAGGAGCCCGGACCTAGGGCAGGTGTGGTGCTTCTCAGTAGATGTAGGGCACGATGCGGTAACGCACACGCTGACAGTATTCGTGCCAGGCCAGGCCGTACTTCTGCAGGCACTGCCGCTCATCTCGAGCCTCCCGGTGCACCAGCAGTGCAGTGAAGTAGAAAAAGTAGAAGTAGGGCAGCAGGTGGGACACCCCTGTGGGGATGGTATACTCTGATCACCGAGCCAGTCCTCCTGTTCACAAAGGTTTCCACACCCAGGGGCTCCGGGTGCATCAAGGCTCAGCAGTGAAAGAATCTGTCCAGGGACTGCAGTGAGGCAGTCCCAGGCTGGGCCCATCTCAACTCCCTCTCTACTCCCTCTGCTGGGGTACGGCCCTGTTCTCTGTTCCACACCCAGGCTGGCATCCTATGGCCCCCACTCCACCTCTGGCCCCCAACCTGCTCACCACAGGGCAGCGACCAGGCCAGAGCCATGGCAAGGTCTCCAAGGTAGTTGGGGTGGCGGACCATACCCCACCACCCAGACACCAGCAGCCGCCGCCCTGTGGCTGTAGAGATGGTCTCGAGATCTGGGGAGAGATGCAGGGGTGAGGGAAATGCCCAGGAAGCCCAGCAGCCCTGCCACCACAAAGGCACCCTAGGGCCCCAGCTCACCAGCCACTCTGGGGTCAGAAGGATTCTTTCGGAAGGTGTCTTTCTGGGAATTGGCCCCACGGAAGATATAGTAACCGGTAGCTGTGGGGAAAAGTGGGCAGGTCGAGGGTCACAGTCTTCTGCCTGACACTGATTGCCCACCATGTCCGCAGCCCCACCTAGTATACTTGGAGCCCCAGGAC
This genomic stretch from Choloepus didactylus isolate mChoDid1 chromosome 6, mChoDid1.pri, whole genome shotgun sequence harbors:
- the FAU gene encoding ubiquitin-like protein fubi and ribosomal protein S30 codes for the protein MQLFVRAQELHTLEVTGEETVAQIKAHVASREGIAPEDQVVLLAGTPLEDEATLGQCGVEALTTLEVAGRMLGGKVHGSLARAGKVRGQTPKVAKQEKKKKKTGRAKRRMQYNRRFVNVVPTFGKKKGPNANS
- the ZNHIT2 gene encoding zinc finger HIT domain-containing protein 2 produces the protein MEPVGLCAFCPAAEAQSARYTCPRCNVPYCSLRCYRAHGTCAEDFYRDQVLGELRGRTASPSRLASALRRLRQQREAEDEPKEAGLSPGPLPGGLSELWEGLAPAEKAAFERLLSCGEAGRLLPPWQPWWWGRGAGPRLLEELDDAQDNHAVELEPTSSKTPPEGAKDVAVAEEVLGDAPEADAPSVPTRIPALASLSRGPTSPLVRFQLLNVLFGYAHTLSLYHGGDDALLSDFCATLLGVSGVLGSQQVFASAEEALQAAAQVLEAGEHPPGPLGTRGAMQETSRILLGESPANQKGYTLAALGHLAQTLGRARKRAMATEERDRLYRARKKCQFLLAWTNENEAALTPLALDCARAYRVHAVAANEVAALTGELERLWGGPMPPAPRTLIEELPG